In one Nicotiana sylvestris chromosome 8, ASM39365v2, whole genome shotgun sequence genomic region, the following are encoded:
- the LOC138876011 gene encoding uncharacterized protein, producing the protein MSFGLTNAPATFMDLMNRVLGLYIDSFVIAFIDDILIYSCSLGEHEQHLRVVLQTLREQKLYAKFSKCAKKMHYDLRQHYWWWRMKKDIVECVARSLNCQQTLQKYNAVWVIIDSLTKSTHFIPVMTTYTSERMAQIYIQEIVWLHGVPVSIISDRGLQFTSHFWRAVQSELGTQWDQFLPLAEFSYNNSYQSSIEMVLFESLYGRQCHSPIGWFAPGEAKLNGTDLVKDALEKDFEHREKSHRKCAKVSQMVETKCGIPAQGSCLGEV; encoded by the exons atgtcctttggcttgactaatgctccAGCAacgtttatggacttgatgaacagggttTTAGGCctttatattgattcctttgtcattgccttcattgatgacatcttgatatattcatgtagcctgggggagcacgagcagcatttgagagtagtgcttcagaccttgcgagagcagaagctatatgctaagttctccaagt gtgctaaaAAGATGCATTATgacctgaggcagcattattggtggtggcggatgaagaaagacatagttgagtgtGTGGCTAGGAGTTTGAATTGccaacag ACATTGCAAAAGTAtaatgcagtttgggtcattattgACAGCTTGACTAAGTCGACACACTTCATTCCGGTTATGACTACATATACTTCAGAGAGGATGGCTCAGATATACATTCAGGAGATAGTttggttgcacggtgtgcctgtttccatcatatcagatagaggccttcagttcacttcccatttttggagagccgtgcagagtgagttggggacccag tgggatcagtttttgcctttggccgaattttcttacaacaacagttatcagtccagcatcgaaATGGTTCTGTTTGAGTCTTTATATGGTCGGCAATGCCATTCTCCTATTGGGTGGTTTGCGCCTGGCGAGGCTAAGTTGAATGGTACAGATttggtgaaagatgccttggaaaag GATTTTGAGCATAGGGAGAAAAGCCATAGGAAGTGTGCAAAAGTGAGCCAGATGGTTGAAACTAAGTGTGGGATTCCCGCACAAGGATCatgcttgggagaagtctga